The following are encoded together in the Pseudomonadota bacterium genome:
- a CDS encoding integrin alpha: protein MRRDIGALFKTPRPHAFAIGVALVAAQAAAGPFPPEFELSSLRPENGGDGSEGFIINGIDEADGLGDDITSGADLNGDGIDDIIVSSNRFIDERVSATFVVFSSAIPPGEPVFEASSLLAENGGDGSQGFIVRSDLEGDYAGYSLAGIDDLNGDGIGDVLIGGRFTADRLDRGESYVVFGRDTTAGDTFEPELLLSELTPETGGDGSAGFVMSGAERQDSAGRSVGAAGDINGDGIADMIVGAVDAGRTFRQGAAYIVFGRDTPFPPRLRLRRLLPASGGDGSSGLAVRARADTESLGDSVAGGADINGDGTVDLLLGATGASPDGSGGVYVVFGRPSDQPFPATINTATLTPPFGADPSVGFFIDGIASGDLTGIDVANAGDVNNDGVDDLIVGARDASPDDRDRAGRAYVVFGRRGQDGGLAFPPVVELAQLLPERGGDGRFGFILNGINEADMAGSDVDGGVDVNGDGIDDVVVAAPNGDPSGRNRAGQVFVIYGRDTQNEGRFPPIVELSDLLADNGGDGSLGFVLNGTADVTFAGRIGLGDVNHDGVGDLLIGAQSETPDDSRVDAGQAFIVYGRAESD from the coding sequence TTGCGCCGCGACATCGGCGCGCTCTTCAAGACACCACGACCCCATGCGTTCGCCATCGGGGTTGCGCTTGTCGCGGCTCAGGCAGCGGCGGGACCTTTCCCACCTGAGTTCGAACTCTCCTCCTTGCGGCCGGAAAACGGCGGCGACGGATCGGAGGGATTCATCATCAACGGCATCGATGAGGCGGACGGCCTGGGGGATGACATCACCTCCGGGGCTGACCTCAACGGCGATGGCATCGACGATATCATCGTCTCCTCCAACCGATTCATCGATGAGCGAGTCAGTGCGACGTTTGTGGTTTTCAGCAGCGCGATCCCGCCCGGTGAACCCGTCTTTGAGGCTTCCTCCTTGCTGGCCGAGAACGGCGGCGACGGCAGTCAGGGATTCATCGTCAGATCCGATCTCGAAGGCGACTACGCGGGCTACAGCCTCGCTGGCATCGATGACCTGAACGGCGATGGCATCGGCGACGTACTCATCGGCGGCCGATTCACCGCTGACCGCCTGGATCGCGGAGAGAGCTACGTGGTATTCGGGCGCGATACAACGGCGGGTGACACCTTCGAGCCTGAGTTGCTGCTCAGCGAGTTGACCCCGGAGACGGGCGGGGACGGCTCGGCTGGCTTCGTCATGAGCGGGGCGGAACGCCAGGACTCGGCCGGCCGCAGCGTGGGAGCCGCGGGTGACATCAATGGTGACGGCATCGCCGACATGATCGTCGGTGCCGTTGACGCCGGCCGCACCTTCCGCCAAGGGGCGGCCTACATCGTGTTCGGGCGGGATACCCCCTTCCCACCTCGCCTAAGACTGCGCCGACTCCTGCCGGCAAGCGGTGGTGATGGCAGCAGCGGGCTGGCCGTCAGGGCGAGAGCCGATACTGAGAGCCTGGGAGATAGTGTTGCCGGTGGAGCGGATATCAATGGTGACGGCACCGTGGACCTGTTGCTCGGTGCCACAGGGGCCTCACCGGACGGAAGTGGTGGCGTATACGTCGTCTTTGGGCGCCCGTCCGATCAGCCGTTCCCGGCGACTATCAACACGGCCACGTTGACGCCTCCGTTCGGCGCAGATCCAAGCGTGGGGTTCTTCATCGATGGTATCGCCTCTGGAGACTTGACGGGCATCGACGTCGCCAACGCGGGGGATGTGAACAACGACGGCGTCGACGACCTTATCGTCGGCGCTCGCGACGCCTCACCAGATGATCGTGACCGGGCCGGCCGAGCCTACGTAGTGTTCGGTCGCCGCGGCCAGGACGGCGGACTCGCCTTCCCGCCGGTGGTTGAACTCGCACAGCTCCTGCCAGAGAGGGGAGGCGATGGTCGCTTCGGGTTCATCCTCAACGGCATCAACGAGGCGGACATGGCAGGGAGCGACGTCGATGGCGGCGTTGATGTCAACGGCGACGGCATTGACGATGTTGTCGTGGCAGCGCCCAACGGTGATCCCTCGGGACGCAATCGCGCCGGGCAGGTGTTCGTGATTTACGGACGCGACACCCAGAACGAGGGCCGCTTCCCACCGATCGTCGAGCTGTCGGATTTACTAGCCGACAACGGTGGCGACGGCAGCCTGGGGTTCGTCCTGAATGGCACTGCGGACGTTACGTTCGCCGGCCGAATCGGCCTCGGGGACGTGAACCACGACGGCGTCGGGGATCTTCTGATCGGCGCCCAGAGCGAAACCCCGGACGATTCTCGGGTGGATGCAGGCCAGGCGTTTATCGTGTATGGCCGCGCAGAGTCAGATTAG
- a CDS encoding CHAT domain-containing protein — MRRATPVLALAALGVACTDSPTPLLTDDTAITLRDHAELLVSDGGDAVLPLHLGRGDTAPLTLCLAPPASVDTSEWQARLHLDGTPAPPEFSPPTTRLGATLCFTAGALTWDREGRTALCAELEDRYDGTRQRVPCQPLFHRHEDSTRTDLTDAFTAVLSSSRAQADTGTVAQLRELQARARPYPLLRTRLRLVASFFSRRSGDLTLRESARRDLAETPAWLNAPVALAWNAQWRYEHAALALEGPADLQQAWIDLRDAERAYRAIAHPKTITAAMKRSEVLTRLGNAADATHRLDAAIRDCETAQCDQRLLPYARNTLAWSLLMQTDPDASTLARVKEILADALATQGDENPLERANILINLSLHAVRASTPWRPYLDEALALLDATPNGTSGRAGALREWATLVEAVDARQRGDAQRVQTLARPLAGTSPQPRVAAWAFSLLGQVARERDALDEAASAFEAALILHTQRDAGGTTASASAPGRWADDVYRAARVAVERGYPQQAWQLLATLDEALASTPCPPLEDRSDQARVNYLLGELATLQAPASASRRAQQASSRRVLLDELQQLSRSSCPDVAATTTADTTAQLRAFALPDEVIILQRQGDGGVRPYRRTPLERATLRSHLASIEGAMERGVDDTTWRTLTRPLAEALAPNPQDFPADAPLHIALHGPLQRVPLEALPVSPSAASPWLADTLTVALRPAGTRRGRRPATDQARRPLFIVNPSADLRAAANAAPRYRQWFPQALVLSEAAARYPQVTDALPHADFIHVDAHATYDPAFPGLSQIRLAGERGLLAEDLERAEAPYAFVNLSACDSGRWPESAGTGVYGLGGAVARASAAWVIAARAPLADAVAATLNDSFYQRLRDGADPVSAYRQAHARVRQAHPASRWSPLMLLGGAGGQSDAVQTP, encoded by the coding sequence GTGAGGCGTGCCACACCGGTGCTGGCGCTGGCCGCGCTGGGCGTCGCCTGCACGGATTCGCCGACGCCGCTGCTCACCGACGACACCGCCATCACCCTGCGCGATCACGCGGAACTGCTCGTCAGCGACGGCGGCGACGCCGTGCTGCCCCTGCACCTGGGGCGCGGCGACACCGCACCCCTCACCCTGTGCCTGGCCCCACCCGCCAGCGTCGACACCAGCGAGTGGCAAGCCCGCCTCCATCTCGACGGCACACCGGCGCCTCCCGAGTTTTCCCCGCCGACCACCCGCCTCGGCGCCACCCTGTGCTTCACGGCGGGTGCGCTGACGTGGGATCGCGAAGGCAGGACGGCGCTCTGCGCGGAACTCGAGGATCGCTACGACGGCACCCGCCAACGCGTGCCCTGCCAACCGCTGTTCCACCGCCACGAGGACAGCACTCGCACCGACCTCACCGACGCTTTCACCGCCGTGCTATCGAGCAGCCGCGCCCAGGCCGACACCGGCACCGTGGCGCAGCTGCGCGAGCTGCAAGCCCGCGCCCGCCCCTACCCGCTGCTGCGCACACGTTTGCGTCTGGTGGCGAGCTTCTTCTCGAGGCGCAGCGGCGATCTCACACTTCGCGAGAGCGCCCGCCGCGACCTGGCCGAGACGCCTGCGTGGCTGAACGCCCCCGTCGCCCTCGCCTGGAATGCCCAGTGGCGCTACGAACACGCGGCCCTCGCCCTCGAGGGGCCGGCAGACCTCCAGCAGGCGTGGATCGACCTGCGCGACGCGGAGCGCGCCTATCGCGCCATCGCCCACCCGAAGACGATTACCGCGGCCATGAAGCGCAGTGAAGTGCTCACGCGTCTCGGCAACGCGGCCGACGCCACCCACCGCCTGGACGCCGCGATCAGGGACTGCGAGACCGCCCAGTGCGACCAGCGCCTGCTGCCCTACGCGCGCAACACGCTCGCCTGGTCGCTCCTCATGCAAACCGACCCCGACGCCTCCACCCTGGCGCGCGTAAAGGAGATCCTCGCCGACGCCCTCGCCACCCAGGGCGATGAGAACCCTCTGGAAAGAGCGAATATTCTTATTAACCTATCCCTGCACGCGGTGCGGGCCAGCACCCCGTGGCGACCCTATCTCGACGAAGCGCTCGCGCTGCTCGACGCCACCCCGAATGGCACATCCGGCCGCGCCGGCGCCCTGCGCGAGTGGGCCACCCTGGTCGAGGCTGTGGACGCCCGGCAACGCGGCGATGCGCAACGCGTGCAGACCCTGGCTCGACCGCTCGCCGGCACCTCCCCCCAACCGCGCGTGGCGGCGTGGGCCTTCAGCCTGCTCGGGCAGGTGGCCCGCGAGCGTGACGCGTTGGACGAGGCCGCCAGCGCCTTCGAAGCAGCCCTCATCCTCCACACCCAGCGCGATGCCGGCGGCACCACGGCCAGCGCCAGCGCGCCGGGCCGATGGGCGGACGATGTGTACCGTGCCGCGCGGGTGGCGGTGGAGCGGGGCTATCCGCAGCAGGCCTGGCAGTTGCTCGCCACCCTGGACGAGGCGCTCGCGAGCACCCCCTGCCCCCCGCTCGAGGATCGATCCGATCAGGCGCGGGTGAACTATCTGCTCGGCGAGCTCGCCACCCTGCAGGCGCCGGCGTCCGCGAGCCGACGCGCGCAACAAGCCAGCTCGCGCCGCGTCCTCCTGGATGAACTCCAGCAGCTTTCGCGCAGCAGCTGCCCCGACGTTGCCGCGACCACCACCGCAGACACCACGGCGCAACTGCGCGCCTTCGCCCTGCCCGACGAAGTCATCATCCTCCAACGTCAGGGCGATGGTGGCGTACGCCCGTACCGGCGCACGCCGCTCGAAAGAGCAACGCTCAGATCTCACCTAGCGAGTATCGAAGGCGCGATGGAACGCGGTGTGGATGACACCACCTGGCGAACCCTCACGCGCCCCCTCGCTGAAGCGCTCGCTCCCAACCCCCAGGACTTTCCCGCCGACGCTCCTCTACACATCGCGTTGCACGGCCCCTTGCAGCGTGTGCCCCTGGAGGCCCTGCCGGTGAGCCCTTCAGCGGCATCGCCTTGGCTTGCCGACACACTCACGGTAGCCCTGCGACCTGCCGGCACCCGACGGGGGCGTCGACCAGCAACCGATCAAGCGCGCAGGCCGCTGTTCATCGTCAACCCGAGCGCCGACCTGCGCGCCGCCGCCAACGCCGCGCCTCGCTACCGCCAGTGGTTCCCGCAAGCGCTGGTCCTGAGCGAAGCAGCCGCTCGCTACCCGCAGGTCACCGACGCGCTGCCCCACGCGGACTTCATCCACGTCGACGCCCATGCCACCTACGACCCCGCCTTTCCGGGCCTCTCCCAGATTCGCCTGGCCGGGGAACGGGGCCTGCTGGCGGAGGATCTCGAACGCGCGGAAGCGCCCTACGCCTTCGTCAACCTGAGCGCCTGCGACTCCGGTCGCTGGCCCGAATCCGCCGGTACGGGCGTCTACGGCCTCGGCGGCGCGGTGGCGCGCGCCAGCGCCGCGTGGGTGATCGCCGCCCGTGCGCCCCTCGCCGATGCAGTGGCCGCCACGCTCAACGACAGCTTCTACCAACGGCTGCGCGACGGCGCCGACCCGGTCTCGGCCTACCGCCAGGCCCATGCACGGGTCAGGCAGGCGCACCCGGCCTCACGCTGGAGCCCGCTGATGCTGTTGGGCGGCGCCGGGGGGCAAAGCGACGCCGTGCAGACTCCATGA
- a CDS encoding PEP-CTERM sorting domain-containing protein yields the protein MSRTPTSFGVAVFATLALLLGAQVTHATPVTLTFDEFSVGQLDGTTVYEPFGITDFENVSQTVSSLFIDGVGITNAPGTTGAIDFASVVTDISFSWVTSGAGVNFMAEAFDTAGNLLDTFFFDGSNTSEAQVGIGSLAGLDVARIEFQDGAAQVAIDTLSYVIVGNVGVAEPGVLALFGLGLCGLGAATRRQRAATA from the coding sequence ATGTCCCGCACACCCACTTCATTTGGCGTTGCCGTCTTCGCCACCCTCGCCCTGCTACTGGGCGCCCAGGTCACCCACGCCACGCCTGTCACCCTGACCTTCGATGAGTTCAGCGTCGGCCAGCTGGACGGCACCACCGTGTATGAGCCCTTCGGCATCACGGACTTCGAGAACGTCTCGCAGACGGTGAGCTCCCTGTTCATCGACGGCGTAGGCATCACCAACGCGCCCGGCACCACCGGCGCGATCGACTTCGCGAGCGTGGTGACGGACATCAGTTTCAGCTGGGTCACCTCCGGCGCCGGCGTCAACTTCATGGCCGAGGCCTTCGACACGGCCGGCAACCTGCTCGACACCTTCTTCTTCGATGGCTCGAACACCTCCGAAGCCCAGGTGGGCATCGGCTCGTTGGCGGGTTTGGACGTCGCGCGCATAGAGTTCCAGGACGGCGCCGCCCAGGTGGCGATCGACACCCTGAGCTACGTGATCGTCGGTAACGTCGGCGTGGCCGAGCCTGGCGTCCTGGCCTTGTTCGGCTTGGGACTCTGCGGCCTGGGCGCGGCGACGCGCCGCCAGCGGGCAGCCACCGCCTGA
- a CDS encoding sodium-dependent transporter codes for MTIGTPAQEQWSNRGAFLMASIGFAVGLGNIWRFPYVTGENGGAAFVLIYLACAFAIGVPILIAELMVGRRGQSSPPGSMKSVATQEGRSGNWRLVGDMGVLAAYMIVITYAAVVGWVLWYLYKAALTGFSGFDAAAAQAEFSSVTADPFGMIIWTVAGLFVTGAIVFAGVKNGIERAVTILMPLLFLLLLVLAGFNIALGGMGEALTWLFTPDFSKIDSSVFLVAIGQAFFSIGVAMGGMMTFGSYLPRSISIPGSTLIVVGADTMVALLAGLVIFPIVFNNGLSPDAGAGLIFQTLPVAFATMPFGYVFSIMFFLLLAVAGITSMVGLIETTVSWVEDQYGMSRHNSVFLVVGSVAAFAVVSVLGYNVLADVSLLGKGLNDLADYISNQILLPLGGLLIAVFVAWRVSKRTSVDELGLGDGPAFNLWHFLLRFIVPPAVAIIFITGIGG; via the coding sequence ATGACGATTGGCACCCCAGCACAAGAACAATGGTCGAACCGAGGCGCCTTCCTGATGGCGTCGATCGGCTTCGCCGTGGGCCTCGGCAACATCTGGCGCTTCCCCTACGTCACGGGGGAAAACGGCGGCGCTGCCTTCGTGCTGATCTACCTCGCGTGTGCCTTCGCCATCGGCGTGCCCATCCTGATCGCCGAACTCATGGTGGGCCGGCGTGGCCAGTCGAGCCCGCCCGGATCGATGAAATCCGTCGCCACCCAGGAGGGCCGCTCCGGCAACTGGCGCCTGGTCGGCGACATGGGCGTGCTCGCCGCCTACATGATCGTGATCACTTACGCAGCCGTGGTCGGCTGGGTGCTCTGGTACCTCTACAAAGCTGCGCTCACAGGCTTCTCGGGCTTCGATGCGGCGGCCGCACAAGCGGAGTTCAGCTCGGTCACCGCCGACCCCTTCGGCATGATCATCTGGACCGTCGCCGGCCTGTTCGTCACCGGCGCCATCGTCTTCGCCGGGGTGAAGAACGGCATCGAGCGCGCCGTCACCATTCTCATGCCCCTGCTGTTCCTGCTGCTGCTCGTGCTGGCGGGCTTCAACATCGCCTTGGGCGGCATGGGCGAGGCACTGACGTGGCTGTTCACGCCGGACTTCAGCAAGATCGACAGCTCCGTGTTCCTGGTCGCCATCGGTCAGGCCTTCTTCTCCATCGGCGTGGCCATGGGCGGCATGATGACCTTCGGGTCCTACCTGCCGCGCTCGATCTCGATTCCCGGTTCCACCCTGATCGTGGTAGGCGCGGACACCATGGTGGCGCTCCTGGCGGGCCTGGTGATCTTCCCGATCGTCTTCAACAACGGCCTGTCACCGGACGCCGGCGCCGGCCTGATCTTCCAGACCCTGCCCGTCGCCTTCGCCACCATGCCCTTTGGCTACGTCTTCTCGATCATGTTCTTCCTGCTCCTCGCCGTGGCCGGCATCACCTCCATGGTGGGCCTGATCGAGACCACCGTGAGTTGGGTGGAGGATCAGTACGGCATGTCGCGCCACAACAGCGTGTTCCTGGTGGTGGGCTCCGTGGCGGCCTTCGCCGTGGTCAGCGTGCTGGGCTACAACGTGCTCGCCGACGTGAGCTTGCTCGGCAAGGGCCTCAACGACCTCGCCGACTACATCTCCAACCAGATCCTGCTGCCCTTGGGTGGCCTGCTGATCGCCGTGTTCGTGGCCTGGCGCGTCTCCAAGCGCACGAGCGTGGACGAGTTGGGCCTTGGCGACGGCCCCGCCTTCAACCTGTGGCACTTCCTGCTGCGCTTCATCGTGCCGCCCGCCGTGGCGATCATCTTCATCACCGGCATCGGCGGCTAA